One region of Skermanella mucosa genomic DNA includes:
- the pgmG gene encoding phosphoglucomutase/phosphomannomutase PgmG: MSETHKFHGTVLREYDIRGIVGKTLTAADARAIGRSFGTVVVRGGGDRVCVGYDGRLSSVELEAALVEGLVSTGLHVERIGLGPTPMLYFAVRDREASAGVMITGSHNPPDYNGFKMMMGKAPVYGQAILELGEIAAKGDYAVGEGRAEKIDVRDAYVERLLKDYDGARDLTVAWDAGNGAAGEILKRLTAKLPGKHILLFEDIDGNFPNHHPDPTMPENLVDLQQAVAQHKCDLGIAFDGDGDRIGAVDAGGRIVWGDQLVAIYASEVLKTHPGGTIIADVKASQTLFDEIERLGGKPLMWKTGHSLLKAKMAETGSPLAGEMSGHIFFADKWYGFDDALYCGIRLVALVAKSDKTLAELRDVLPEVFNTPEVRFQTDEERKFAVVKEVKARLAASGATVNDIDGVRVNTEDGWWLLRASNTQDVLVARCEAFSPEGLERLKALLVEQLGASGISAPADF, from the coding sequence ATGAGTGAAACGCACAAGTTCCACGGTACCGTCCTGCGCGAGTACGATATCCGCGGTATCGTCGGCAAGACCCTGACCGCCGCCGATGCCCGCGCGATCGGGCGCAGCTTCGGCACCGTGGTGGTCAGGGGCGGCGGCGACCGGGTCTGCGTCGGCTATGACGGCCGGCTCAGCTCCGTGGAACTGGAGGCGGCCCTGGTCGAGGGGCTGGTCTCGACCGGCCTGCATGTCGAGCGGATCGGCCTCGGCCCGACCCCGATGCTCTATTTCGCGGTCCGCGACCGCGAGGCCTCGGCCGGCGTGATGATCACCGGGTCGCACAATCCGCCTGATTACAACGGCTTCAAGATGATGATGGGCAAGGCCCCGGTCTACGGCCAGGCCATCCTGGAGCTGGGTGAGATCGCGGCCAAGGGCGACTATGCCGTGGGCGAGGGCAGGGCGGAGAAGATCGACGTCCGCGACGCCTATGTCGAGCGCCTGCTGAAGGACTATGACGGCGCCCGCGACCTGACCGTCGCCTGGGATGCCGGCAACGGCGCCGCCGGCGAGATCCTGAAGCGGCTCACGGCCAAGCTGCCGGGCAAGCACATCCTGCTGTTCGAGGACATCGACGGCAACTTCCCGAACCACCACCCGGACCCGACCATGCCGGAGAACCTGGTGGACCTCCAGCAGGCGGTGGCGCAGCACAAGTGCGACCTGGGCATCGCCTTCGACGGCGACGGCGACCGGATCGGCGCGGTCGATGCCGGCGGCCGGATCGTCTGGGGCGACCAGCTCGTCGCGATCTACGCGTCCGAGGTGCTGAAGACCCATCCCGGCGGCACCATCATCGCCGACGTCAAGGCCAGCCAGACCCTGTTCGACGAGATCGAGCGGCTGGGCGGCAAGCCGCTGATGTGGAAGACCGGCCATTCCCTGCTCAAGGCCAAGATGGCCGAGACGGGCTCGCCGCTGGCCGGCGAGATGAGCGGGCATATCTTCTTCGCCGACAAATGGTATGGCTTCGACGACGCGCTCTATTGCGGCATCCGCTTGGTCGCTCTGGTCGCCAAGTCGGATAAGACGCTGGCCGAGCTCCGGGACGTGCTGCCGGAGGTTTTCAACACGCCGGAAGTCCGCTTCCAGACCGACGAGGAGCGCAAGTTCGCCGTCGTGAAGGAGGTCAAGGCGCGACTTGCGGCGAGCGGGGCGACGGTCAACGACATCGACGGCGTCCGGGTCAACACCGAGGACGGCTGGTGGCTGCTGCGGGCGTCCAACACCCAGGACGTGCTGGTCGCCCGCTGCGAAGCCTTCAGCCCCGAGGGGCTGGAGCGCCTCAAGGCCCTGCTGGTCGAGCAACTCGGCGCCAGCGGCATCTCGGCGCCCGCGGACTTCTGA
- a CDS encoding UDP-glucose dehydrogenase family protein: MRIAMIGTGYVGLVSGACFSEFGVNVVCVDKDAGKIDRLNRGEIPIYEPGLDDLVAKNVKAGRLSFSLDLAGSVADADAVFIAVGTPSRRGDGHADLSYVYAAAEEIARGINDYTVIVTKSTVPVGTGREVARIIRKTRPDVDFGVASNPEFLREGSAIGDFLRPDRVVIGTDSDRARAVMRALYRPLYLIETPIVMTSLETAELIKYAANTFLATKITFINEIADLCEKVGADVHDVAKGIGLDGRIGKKFLHPGPGYGGSCFPKDTLALVRTAQDYGSPLRIVETVVDINTKRKQSMADRIVEACGGDVDGKTIAVLGVTFKPNTDDMRDSPSLDIVPALQEKGAVIRAFDPAGRHEAEKLLPGVQWCGDAYETLEGASAVALLTEWNEFRVLDLKRVRELMKTPVMVDLRNVYNPDDMEMAGFAYTCVGRPSRFRINNRELREKVLES, encoded by the coding sequence ATGCGTATCGCAATGATCGGAACCGGCTATGTCGGCTTGGTTTCGGGCGCCTGTTTTTCCGAGTTCGGCGTCAACGTCGTGTGCGTCGACAAGGACGCTGGCAAGATCGACCGGCTGAACCGCGGCGAAATTCCGATCTACGAACCGGGCCTCGACGATCTGGTCGCGAAGAACGTCAAGGCCGGACGCCTGTCCTTCAGCCTGGACCTGGCGGGTTCGGTCGCCGATGCCGACGCGGTGTTCATCGCCGTCGGGACGCCGTCCCGCCGGGGCGACGGCCACGCCGACCTCAGCTACGTCTATGCCGCCGCCGAGGAGATCGCCCGCGGCATCAACGACTACACGGTGATCGTGACCAAGTCGACCGTGCCGGTCGGCACCGGCCGCGAGGTCGCGCGCATCATCCGCAAGACCCGTCCCGACGTCGATTTCGGAGTGGCTTCCAACCCCGAGTTCCTGCGGGAAGGATCCGCCATCGGCGACTTCCTGCGCCCGGACCGGGTCGTCATCGGGACCGACAGCGACCGCGCCCGCGCGGTGATGCGCGCCCTGTATCGGCCGCTCTACCTGATCGAGACGCCGATCGTCATGACCAGCCTGGAGACCGCCGAGCTGATCAAGTACGCGGCGAACACCTTCCTGGCGACCAAGATCACCTTCATCAACGAGATCGCCGACCTGTGCGAGAAGGTCGGGGCCGACGTCCACGACGTCGCCAAGGGCATCGGGCTGGACGGCAGGATCGGCAAGAAGTTTCTGCACCCCGGCCCCGGTTACGGCGGCTCATGCTTCCCGAAGGACACCCTGGCCCTGGTCCGCACCGCCCAGGACTACGGCTCGCCGCTGCGGATCGTCGAGACGGTGGTGGACATCAACACCAAGCGCAAGCAATCCATGGCCGACCGGATCGTCGAGGCCTGCGGCGGCGACGTGGACGGCAAGACCATCGCGGTGCTCGGCGTCACCTTCAAGCCGAACACCGACGACATGCGCGACAGCCCGTCGCTGGACATCGTCCCGGCCCTGCAGGAGAAGGGCGCCGTGATCCGGGCCTTCGATCCGGCCGGCCGGCACGAGGCCGAGAAGCTGCTGCCCGGCGTCCAATGGTGCGGCGACGCTTACGAGACCCTGGAGGGGGCTTCGGCCGTGGCACTCCTCACGGAGTGGAACGAGTTCCGCGTGCTAGACCTGAAGCGCGTGCGGGAGTTGATGAAAACTCCGGTTATGGTGGACCTTCGCAATGTCTACAATCCGGATGACATGGAAATGGCCGGGTTCGCCTATACCTGCGTCGGGCGCCCCTCGCGTTTCCGCATCAACAATCGCGAACTGCGCGAGAAGGTCCTCGAGTCATGA
- the galU gene encoding UTP--glucose-1-phosphate uridylyltransferase GalU, whose translation MRKAVRKAVFPVAGLGTRFLPATKAIPKEMLPLVDKPLIQHAVEEARAAGIEDIIFVTSQGKSAIEDHFDINGDLNKVLETRGKLDALDAVRSTEIGSGKLFYTRQQQPLGLGHAVWCARKLVGDEPFAVLLPDDVVLAGTPCLKQMVEAYDDVGGNIVAVVDVPREHTNRYGILDVASDDGRLAAVKGLVEKPKPDVAPSTLSIIGRYILQPEVFGHLDRQERGAGNEIQLTDSMARLIGNQPFHGLRFEGTRYDCGDRVGFLEANLAFALERPDIGHLVREAIAKLI comes from the coding sequence ATGCGTAAAGCAGTGCGTAAAGCGGTTTTCCCGGTTGCCGGACTGGGCACCCGGTTCCTGCCGGCGACCAAGGCCATCCCCAAGGAGATGCTGCCCCTGGTCGACAAGCCGCTGATCCAGCACGCCGTCGAGGAAGCTCGCGCCGCCGGCATCGAAGACATCATCTTCGTGACCAGCCAGGGCAAATCGGCGATCGAAGACCATTTCGACATCAACGGCGACCTGAACAAGGTCCTCGAGACCCGCGGCAAGCTCGATGCGCTCGACGCCGTCCGGTCGACCGAGATCGGCTCCGGCAAGCTTTTCTATACCCGCCAGCAGCAGCCGCTCGGCCTGGGCCATGCGGTCTGGTGCGCGCGCAAGCTGGTCGGCGACGAACCCTTCGCGGTCCTGCTCCCCGACGACGTCGTGCTGGCCGGCACCCCCTGCCTCAAGCAGATGGTCGAGGCCTATGACGACGTCGGCGGCAACATCGTCGCCGTCGTGGACGTGCCGCGCGAACATACGAACCGCTACGGCATCCTGGACGTGGCGTCCGACGACGGCCGGCTGGCCGCGGTGAAGGGCCTTGTCGAGAAGCCGAAGCCCGACGTCGCGCCCTCCACCCTGTCGATCATCGGCCGCTACATCCTCCAGCCGGAAGTCTTCGGCCATCTGGACCGCCAGGAGCGCGGCGCCGGCAACGAAATCCAGCTCACCGACAGCATGGCGCGCCTGATCGGGAACCAGCCGTTCCACGGCCTGCGGTTCGAGGGCACCCGGTACGATTGCGGCGACCGCGTCGGCTTCCTGGAGGCCAACCTGGCGTTCGCGCTGGAGCGTCCCGACATCGGGCACCTGGTCCGCGAAGCCATCGCCAAGCTGATCTGA
- a CDS encoding DnaJ domain-containing protein — translation MFPLFLLGIALLVGFYLLAQAFVNADPKSLARGVKYTTIGVTLVVVVFLAITGRLGTAMAVAAFVLPMVLRWRALVNRVKAAAGPSEGQSSTIETSFLRMRLDHDSGRMNGEVLRGRFQGRALDDLGLAELLDLLRECRDGDSQSAAILEAYLDRTREEDWRADASGAGEHGGGSAGSRSTGGAMTREEAYEVLGLQPGASEGEIKDAHRRLMLKMHPDQGGSTYLAAKINQAKDLLLRS, via the coding sequence ATGTTCCCGCTGTTCCTGCTCGGCATAGCACTTCTCGTGGGCTTCTACCTGCTGGCGCAGGCCTTCGTGAACGCGGACCCGAAGAGTCTCGCCCGGGGCGTGAAATACACCACGATCGGCGTCACGTTGGTCGTGGTGGTCTTCCTGGCGATCACCGGGCGGCTCGGCACCGCGATGGCGGTTGCCGCCTTCGTCCTGCCGATGGTGCTTCGCTGGCGCGCCCTGGTGAACCGCGTGAAGGCCGCGGCCGGTCCCAGCGAGGGGCAGAGCTCCACCATCGAAACCTCGTTCCTGCGGATGCGGCTCGACCATGACAGCGGCCGGATGAACGGGGAGGTGCTGCGCGGCCGGTTCCAGGGCAGGGCTCTTGACGACCTCGGGCTGGCCGAACTGCTGGACCTGCTCCGGGAATGCCGGGACGGCGACTCGCAGTCCGCAGCGATCCTCGAAGCCTATCTCGACAGGACGAGGGAAGAGGACTGGCGTGCCGACGCTTCAGGCGCCGGGGAACACGGAGGCGGGTCTGCGGGTTCACGCAGCACTGGCGGCGCGATGACGCGCGAGGAAGCCTATGAGGTATTAGGCCTTCAGCCCGGCGCAAGCGAGGGCGAAATAAAGGATGCCCACAGAAGACTTATGCTGAAGATGCACCCCGATCAGGGCGGGTCGACATATCTCGCGGCCAAGATCAATCAGGCCAAAGATCTGCTCTTACGCTCGTAA
- a CDS encoding vWA domain-containing protein, with protein MADDDKTLPTTKSTQSDVDAFLRKVAATPNLKQAGRRGRLMFAMDATASRQPSWDRACQIQAEMFEATAALGGLDVQLVFYRGFRQCQASPWVGNAKDLLKRMTSVTCLGGQTQIDRVLNHALKESRREKVDAVVFVGDCMEEDVDKLCHHAGELGLLGVPVFMFHEGGEPIARRAFEQIARLSGGAYCPFDASSAQQLKELLSAVAVFAAGGRPALADYSRGKGEMVRLLSHQVGNR; from the coding sequence ATGGCAGACGACGACAAGACACTGCCGACCACCAAGTCCACCCAGTCCGACGTGGATGCCTTCCTGCGAAAGGTGGCGGCGACGCCGAACCTCAAGCAGGCCGGCCGGCGCGGCCGCCTGATGTTCGCCATGGATGCGACCGCCAGCCGGCAGCCGTCCTGGGACAGGGCATGCCAGATCCAGGCCGAGATGTTCGAGGCGACGGCGGCGCTCGGCGGCCTGGACGTGCAGCTCGTGTTCTACCGCGGCTTTCGCCAGTGCCAGGCGAGCCCCTGGGTCGGCAACGCCAAGGACCTGCTGAAGCGGATGACGTCGGTCACCTGCCTGGGCGGCCAGACCCAGATCGACCGCGTGCTGAACCACGCCCTGAAGGAGAGCCGGCGCGAGAAGGTGGACGCCGTCGTGTTCGTCGGCGACTGCATGGAGGAGGATGTCGACAAGCTCTGCCACCATGCCGGCGAGCTGGGGCTGCTGGGCGTTCCGGTCTTCATGTTCCATGAGGGCGGCGAACCGATCGCCCGGCGCGCCTTCGAGCAGATCGCCCGGCTCAGCGGCGGCGCCTATTGCCCGTTCGACGCCTCCAGCGCCCAGCAGCTCAAGGAACTGCTCAGCGCGGTGGCGGTATTCGCCGCCGGCGGCCGGCCGGCGCTGGCCGACTACAGCCGGGGCAAGGGGGAGATGGTGCGCCTGCTTTCCCATCAGGTCGGCAACAGGTAG
- a CDS encoding molybdopterin-containing oxidoreductase family protein — protein sequence MPDSTFVPSVCPHDCPSTCALEVERVAPNRIGRVRGAPDNSYTDGVICAKVSRYAERVHHPDRLTRPLQRVGAKGEGKWREIPFDAALDIVAERFAGVAREHGPEAVWPYYYAGTMGHVQRDGIERLRNVMGYSRQATTICTALADAGWLAGNGVKRGADPREMALSDLIVVWGGNPVATQVNVMSWISRARKERGAKLVVVDPYRTGTAERADLHLAPRPGTDGALACAVMHVLFREGYADRDYMARYADVPDELERHLATRTPAWAAGITGLDEEAIVGFARLYGSTRRSFLRLGYGFSRSRNGSAQMHAVSCLPVVTGAWAHEGGGALYSNSAIYRLDKTLIEGRDRLDPKVRVLDMSRIGPVLVGERDALGAGPQVHAMLIQNTNPATVAPESEKVRAGLLRDDLFVCVHEQFMTDTARLADIVLPATMMLEHDDLYTAGGQMHLQVGTRQIDPPGECRENHEVIRGLARRLGAEHPGFGMSAWELVDATLKASGWPDAATLRDKRWHDCIAETDSHFSQGFGTPDRRFHFKPDWSRVGPNHADMPALPDHFDVIESATDEHPYRLVAPPARQFLNSSFTETPSARKREGRPTALVHPEDCARLGLADGGLVRIGNRRGSVLVHVRPFDGLQAGVVVVEGIWPNDCFVEGRGINVLTGADPGRPLGGAVFHDTAVWLRAG from the coding sequence TTGCCTGATTCGACGTTCGTCCCCTCCGTCTGTCCACATGACTGCCCCAGCACCTGCGCGCTGGAAGTGGAGCGGGTCGCCCCGAACCGCATCGGGCGGGTGCGCGGCGCTCCGGACAACAGCTATACGGACGGCGTCATCTGCGCCAAGGTCTCCCGCTATGCCGAGCGGGTCCACCATCCCGACCGCCTGACCAGGCCGCTCCAGCGGGTGGGTGCCAAGGGCGAAGGGAAGTGGCGGGAGATCCCGTTCGACGCGGCGCTCGACATCGTGGCGGAGCGGTTCGCGGGCGTCGCCCGCGAGCACGGCCCCGAAGCCGTCTGGCCCTACTATTACGCCGGCACCATGGGCCATGTTCAGCGCGACGGCATCGAGCGGTTGCGCAACGTCATGGGCTATTCGCGCCAGGCGACGACGATCTGCACGGCGCTGGCCGACGCCGGCTGGCTGGCCGGCAACGGGGTGAAACGCGGCGCCGACCCGCGCGAGATGGCCCTGTCCGACCTGATCGTGGTCTGGGGCGGCAATCCCGTGGCGACCCAGGTCAACGTCATGAGCTGGATCTCGCGCGCCCGGAAGGAGCGCGGCGCCAAGCTGGTCGTCGTCGATCCCTACCGGACCGGGACGGCGGAGCGCGCCGACCTGCACTTGGCGCCGCGCCCCGGCACCGACGGCGCGCTCGCCTGCGCGGTCATGCACGTGCTGTTCAGGGAAGGATACGCCGACCGGGACTACATGGCGCGCTACGCCGACGTGCCGGACGAGCTGGAGCGGCATCTGGCGACCCGTACGCCGGCCTGGGCGGCCGGGATCACCGGGCTGGACGAGGAGGCGATCGTCGGGTTCGCGCGGCTCTACGGCTCGACCAGGCGAAGCTTCCTGCGGCTCGGCTACGGCTTCTCGCGCAGCCGCAACGGCTCCGCCCAGATGCACGCGGTGAGCTGCCTGCCGGTCGTCACCGGCGCCTGGGCCCACGAGGGCGGCGGGGCGCTCTACAGCAATTCGGCGATCTACCGCCTGGACAAGACGCTGATCGAGGGGCGCGACCGCCTGGACCCCAAGGTCCGCGTGCTCGACATGTCGAGGATCGGGCCGGTGCTGGTCGGGGAACGGGACGCGCTGGGCGCCGGGCCGCAGGTCCACGCGATGCTGATCCAGAACACCAACCCCGCGACGGTGGCGCCCGAAAGCGAGAAGGTGCGGGCCGGGCTGCTGCGCGATGACCTGTTCGTCTGCGTCCACGAGCAGTTCATGACCGACACGGCCCGGCTGGCGGACATCGTCCTGCCGGCCACCATGATGCTGGAGCACGACGACCTCTATACCGCGGGCGGCCAGATGCATCTCCAGGTCGGGACCAGGCAGATCGATCCGCCCGGCGAGTGCCGGGAGAACCACGAGGTCATCCGCGGCCTCGCCAGGCGGCTGGGGGCGGAGCATCCCGGCTTCGGGATGAGCGCGTGGGAACTGGTCGACGCCACCCTGAAGGCGTCCGGCTGGCCCGACGCCGCGACGTTGCGCGACAAGCGCTGGCACGACTGCATCGCCGAGACCGACAGCCACTTCTCCCAGGGGTTCGGCACGCCGGACCGGCGGTTCCATTTCAAGCCGGACTGGTCGCGCGTCGGGCCGAACCACGCCGACATGCCGGCGCTGCCCGACCATTTCGACGTGATCGAGTCCGCGACGGACGAGCATCCCTACCGGCTGGTCGCCCCGCCGGCCCGCCAGTTCCTGAACAGCAGCTTCACCGAGACGCCGAGCGCCAGGAAGCGCGAGGGTCGGCCGACCGCCCTGGTCCATCCGGAGGACTGCGCCAGGCTGGGGCTGGCCGACGGCGGGCTGGTCCGGATCGGCAACCGGCGCGGCAGCGTGCTGGTCCATGTCAGGCCGTTCGACGGGCTCCAGGCCGGGGTGGTCGTGGTCGAGGGGATCTGGCCGAACGACTGCTTCGTGGAGGGCAGGGGAATCAACGTGCTGACCGGCGCCGATCCGGGACGGCCGCTCGGCGGGGCGGTATTCCACGACACGGCGGTCTGGCTGCGGGCGGGGTGA
- a CDS encoding hemolysin family protein gives MFAWELIVVVLLILLNGFFAMSELAVVSARRARLQQMAEDGNRGARAAMRLVDDPAKFLSTVQVGITLIGILAGAYGGATLAEYLAVELRRIPAVEPYADGVSFAVVVAFITYLSLIIGELVPKRIALVNAERIAALVARPMGFIATLGAPLVWLLGVSTNLVLRLLRLNQVKQSEVTEEEVKSMIAEGARTGVFDPAEREMIEGVLRLADRSVRTIMTPRPDVHWLDIDDDPETIRREIAESGRSRFPVSRGDLDEIVGIVNTKDLLDQILTGRPLDLQATLNKPLIIHDGTQVLRVLELFKQTGLHMAIVVDEYGSVEGIATATDILETIAGEFPEAGEGDAGVVRREDGTWLVDGMLPIDEVEHRLGLRGLRGDRDFHTLAGFVMAELGHVPSAGEHFAWRGSRFEVVDMDGRRVDKVLVAIPPADEEGEGSSI, from the coding sequence ATGTTCGCCTGGGAACTGATCGTGGTCGTTCTGCTGATCCTGCTGAACGGCTTCTTCGCCATGTCCGAATTGGCCGTGGTATCCGCCCGGCGGGCAAGACTTCAGCAGATGGCCGAGGACGGCAACCGGGGAGCCCGGGCGGCGATGCGCCTGGTGGACGATCCGGCCAAGTTCCTGTCCACGGTCCAGGTCGGCATCACCCTGATCGGCATCCTCGCGGGCGCCTATGGCGGCGCCACCCTGGCGGAATACCTGGCGGTGGAGCTGCGCCGCATCCCGGCGGTCGAGCCCTATGCGGACGGCGTCTCGTTCGCCGTGGTGGTCGCCTTCATCACGTACCTGTCGCTGATCATCGGCGAACTGGTGCCCAAGCGCATAGCGCTGGTCAACGCCGAGCGGATCGCCGCCCTGGTTGCCCGGCCCATGGGCTTCATCGCGACGCTCGGGGCGCCGCTGGTCTGGCTGCTCGGCGTCTCGACCAACCTGGTTCTCCGCCTGCTCCGCCTCAACCAGGTGAAGCAGTCGGAGGTGACCGAGGAGGAGGTCAAGTCGATGATCGCCGAGGGTGCCCGCACCGGCGTGTTCGACCCGGCCGAGCGCGAGATGATCGAGGGCGTGCTGCGGCTGGCCGACCGGAGCGTACGGACGATCATGACGCCGCGCCCCGACGTCCACTGGCTCGACATCGACGACGATCCCGAGACGATCCGGCGGGAGATCGCCGAGAGCGGCCGGTCTCGGTTCCCCGTCAGCCGCGGCGACCTGGACGAGATCGTCGGCATCGTCAACACCAAGGACCTGCTCGACCAGATCCTGACCGGCCGGCCGCTCGACCTCCAGGCCACCTTGAACAAGCCCCTGATCATCCACGACGGCACCCAGGTGCTGCGGGTGCTGGAGCTGTTCAAGCAGACCGGCCTGCACATGGCGATCGTGGTCGACGAGTACGGTTCGGTCGAGGGCATCGCCACCGCCACCGACATCCTGGAAACCATCGCCGGCGAGTTCCCCGAGGCGGGCGAGGGCGACGCCGGGGTGGTACGCCGGGAGGACGGGACCTGGCTGGTGGACGGCATGCTGCCGATCGACGAGGTCGAGCACCGGCTGGGCCTGCGCGGCCTGCGCGGCGACCGCGATTTCCACACGCTGGCCGGGTTCGTCATGGCCGAACTGGGGCACGTGCCCAGCGCCGGCGAGCATTTCGCCTGGCGCGGCAGCCGGTTCGAGGTGGTCGACATGGACGGCCGCCGGGTCGACAAGGTCCTGGTCGCGATCCCCCCGGCGGATGAGGAAGGCGAGGGTTCGTCGATCTGA
- a CDS encoding dihydrolipoyl dehydrogenase family protein encodes MTQSYDVVVVGTGVAGTAVAKGCRAAGLDVAIVDELPYGGTCQLRGCDPKKVLRAAAEPVAAMAQLADVGIFGAPAVPDWHAMMAFKRRFTDPVTPSKEASLGDAGIARLHGTARFVAPDAMAVGDTVLRAGHFVLAAGSKPADLPIEGAGLLLHSDGFLDLERLPRRIVLVGGGYIAMEFAHLAMRAGAEVTILQRGERLLAGFDPDLVDLLVERTHDLPVDIRVGTAVTAVERTGDGYRVHADQEGRTLRFDADLVVHAAGRVPNLDGLDLEAGNVAAGKRGVEVDGHLRSTTNPRVFAAGDAAPTGMPLTPKASHDAGVVVANLTGRDATSVNYDGMPSVVFSLPPLASVGLQEEEAARRGLRFRVNHAVTGGWFSSRRLNEPCSGHKVLIEEDSGRILGAHLVGPHADEVINLFALAIRHGIAADRLAETPFAYPTGGSDVSSMV; translated from the coding sequence ATGACCCAAAGCTATGACGTCGTCGTCGTGGGAACCGGCGTCGCCGGGACGGCCGTCGCGAAGGGGTGCAGGGCGGCGGGTCTCGACGTCGCGATCGTCGACGAACTTCCCTATGGCGGAACATGCCAGCTCCGGGGCTGCGACCCCAAGAAGGTGCTGCGCGCGGCGGCCGAGCCCGTGGCGGCCATGGCGCAGCTCGCCGATGTCGGCATCTTCGGCGCGCCGGCGGTGCCGGACTGGCATGCGATGATGGCGTTCAAGCGGCGCTTCACCGATCCCGTCACGCCGTCCAAGGAAGCCTCGCTGGGGGATGCCGGCATCGCCAGGCTGCACGGCACCGCGCGCTTCGTCGCTCCCGACGCCATGGCGGTCGGCGACACCGTGCTGAGGGCGGGCCACTTCGTGCTGGCGGCGGGCTCGAAGCCGGCCGACCTGCCGATCGAGGGTGCCGGCCTGCTGCTCCACAGCGACGGGTTCCTGGATCTGGAACGGCTGCCCCGCCGCATCGTCCTGGTCGGCGGCGGCTACATCGCGATGGAGTTCGCCCATCTCGCCATGCGGGCCGGCGCGGAGGTCACGATCCTCCAGCGGGGCGAGCGGTTGCTGGCCGGATTCGATCCCGACCTCGTGGACCTTCTGGTCGAACGCACCCACGACCTGCCGGTGGACATCCGCGTCGGGACCGCCGTCACGGCGGTGGAGCGGACCGGCGACGGTTACCGCGTCCACGCGGACCAGGAAGGGCGGACCCTCCGGTTCGATGCCGACCTGGTCGTCCACGCCGCGGGACGGGTGCCGAACCTGGACGGGCTGGACCTGGAGGCCGGGAACGTCGCCGCGGGCAAGCGCGGGGTGGAGGTCGACGGCCATCTGCGCAGCACGACCAACCCGCGCGTCTTCGCGGCGGGCGATGCGGCGCCGACCGGCATGCCGCTGACACCCAAGGCCAGCCACGATGCCGGGGTGGTGGTCGCCAACCTGACCGGCCGGGACGCCACTTCGGTGAACTACGACGGGATGCCGAGCGTCGTCTTCTCCCTGCCGCCGCTGGCGTCGGTCGGCCTGCAGGAGGAGGAGGCGGCGCGCCGGGGGCTGCGTTTCCGGGTCAACCACGCCGTCACCGGCGGCTGGTTCAGCTCGCGCCGGCTGAACGAGCCATGCTCGGGCCACAAGGTCCTGATCGAGGAGGACAGCGGCAGGATCCTGGGCGCCCATCTGGTCGGCCCCCACGCCGACGAGGTGATCAATCTGTTCGCGCTGGCGATCCGCCACGGGATCGCCGCCGACCGGCTGGCGGAGACGCCCTTCGCGTACCCCACCGGCGGGTCCGACGTCAGTTCCATGGTCTAG
- a CDS encoding transglutaminase-like domain-containing protein, with product MGQTDPGIVIKVGYEFSIEVARPTTVLLLLNVHPDRERSLLKRDVVETFPAAPVEEFRDGYGNRCTRSVVQPGVTTFRSIGLVRDTGLPDLRHVGARQHGIDHLPPEVLPFLFGSRYCETDLLSGAAWDLFGAVPEGWDRVQAVCDWVSGAVEFGYRHARNTRTALETFDERKGVCRDFAHLSIALCRALNIPARFVNGYLGDIGIEALPFPMDFNAWFEVYLDGGWHMFDARHNEPRIGRIPIAKGRDAADVAMITTFGPHILKSFLVWTEQVA from the coding sequence ATGGGACAAACCGACCCCGGAATCGTCATCAAGGTCGGTTATGAGTTTTCCATCGAGGTGGCCCGGCCGACCACGGTCCTGCTCCTGCTGAACGTCCACCCCGACCGCGAACGCAGCCTGCTGAAGCGCGACGTGGTCGAGACCTTTCCGGCGGCCCCGGTGGAGGAGTTCCGCGACGGCTACGGCAACCGCTGCACCCGCTCCGTGGTCCAGCCCGGCGTCACCACCTTCCGCTCCATCGGCCTGGTGCGGGACACCGGCCTGCCGGACCTGAGGCACGTCGGCGCGCGCCAGCACGGCATCGACCACCTGCCGCCCGAGGTGCTGCCCTTCCTGTTCGGCAGCCGCTACTGCGAGACCGACCTGCTGTCCGGCGCCGCCTGGGACCTGTTCGGCGCCGTGCCCGAGGGGTGGGACCGGGTGCAGGCGGTCTGCGACTGGGTGAGCGGCGCGGTCGAGTTCGGCTACCGGCACGCTCGCAACACCCGGACCGCGCTGGAGACCTTCGACGAGCGGAAGGGCGTGTGCCGCGACTTCGCCCACCTGTCCATCGCGCTGTGCCGCGCGCTCAACATCCCGGCCCGGTTCGTCAACGGCTACCTGGGCGACATCGGGATCGAGGCGCTGCCGTTCCCGATGGATTTCAACGCCTGGTTCGAGGTCTACCTGGATGGAGGCTGGCACATGTTCGACGCCCGCCACAACGAACCGCGGATCGGCCGCATCCCGATCGCGAAGGGCCGGGACGCGGCGGATGTCGCGATGATTACGACCTTCGGACCCCATATCCTCAAGAGTTTCCTTGTCTGGACGGAGCAGGTCGCCTGA